From a single Apium graveolens cultivar Ventura chromosome 2, ASM990537v1, whole genome shotgun sequence genomic region:
- the LOC141708791 gene encoding mannosyltransferase APTG1-like isoform X1, giving the protein MSRRKAASTAEDINVSEERKSLEGAEKRSLISSIFSSSKRVFVLCLVMRMINSLLVQTYFNPDEHWQALEVAHRITFGYGHLTWEWKKGIRSYLHPMMFAALYKVLALLHLDIPILMIKAPRMLQSILSAFGDLYLYKFSRVLFGNHVAQWALFAQLTNWFVFYCTTRTLSNSLETVLTLVGLYYWPCLRTATYSKVSMVPRKYGLAAAALACALRPTSAITWIYVGLLELIAARDRLKFIFLEAAPIGGLVLGFTCLLDRLMYGSWVLVPLNFLKFNFLSSGGDYYGTHKWHWYFTQGFSVMLFTFIPFSIYGIILSKQWKLSGLIIWVLGLYSVLGHKEFRFVLPVLPIALMFSGYYLSVITGSNIPDTKRKLSPSKCDKRSLKSRLAIFFLLATNVPMALYMSMVHQRGAEEIMNYLSQEANSGKVESVLFLTPCHATPYYSTLHQNVPMRLLDCSPSDTKGIPDESDRFMMDPAGFALEFAKNWSVPSHIVLFDSQERLLKDFLALHSFQENRRFFHSHFKVDRDLQASIVVYTLES; this is encoded by the exons ATGAGCCGCCGAAAAGCTGCCTCTACAGCCGAAGATATCAATGTTTCCGAAGAGCGTAAATCTTTAGAAGGAGCAGAAAAAAGAAGTCTAATCTCCAGTATTTTTTCTTCGTCAAAGAGAGTATTTGTACTTTGTTTGGTTATGCGCATGATAAATTCTTTATTGGTGCAAACATATTTTAACCCTGATGAACACTGGCAAGCTTTAGAGGTTGCACATCGCATTACATTTGG GTATGGACATTTAACATGGGAATGGAAAAAGGGAATTCGGAGCTACCTGCACCCAATGATGTTTGCTGCTTTGTATAAAGTTCTTGCACTCTTACATCTTGACATCCCAATATTAATG ATTAAAGCTCCAAGGATGCTGCAATCTATCCTTTCAGCTTTTGGCGACCTTTACTTGTACAAATTCTCTAGAGTCTTATTTGGTAACCATGTTGCACAGTGGGCG CTCTTTGCACAGTTGACAAACTGGTTTGTGTTTTACTGCACAACACGTACTTTATCAAATAGTCTGGAGACTGTTCTTACACTTGTGGGCCTATACTACTGGCCTTGTTTGAGAACTGCAACTTATAGCAAAGTCTCCATGGTTCCGAGAAAGTATGGCTTGGCTGCAGCAGCTTTAGCATGTGCTCTTCGTCCAACAAGCGCTATCACATGGATATATGTTGGTCTTTTGGAGCTGATTGCGGCACGGGATCGCCTAAAATTTATTTTCCTCGAGGCAGCTCCCATTGG GGGCTTAGTTCTTGGTTTCACTTGTCTGCTGGACCGTTTGATGTATGGCTCTTGGGTCTTGGTTCCTCTTAACTTTCTGAAGTTCAATTTTCTTTCGTCTGGCGGAGACTATTACGGAACTCACAAGTGGCACTGGTACTTCACCCAAGGATTTTCTGTAATGCTCTTTACTTTCATTCCATTCTCAATATATGGAATTATCTTGTCTAAGCAGTGGAAACTTTCCGGGCTTATTATTTGGGTATTAGGGCTTTATAGTGTGCTTGGACACAAAGAATTCAG GTTTGTTCTCCCCGTGCTTCCAATAGCTTTAATGTTTTCTGGCTATTACTTATCCGTGATTACTGGTAGTAATATTCCAGATACGAAGAGAAAATTATCTCCAAGTAAATGTGATAAGAGATCCTTAAAATCTCGACTGGCCATCTTTTTCCTCCTGGCAACCAATGTTCCAATGGCTTTGTATATGAGTATGGTTCATCAG AGAGGAGCTGAAGAGATAATGAACTATCTTTCACAAGAAGCTAATAGTGGGAAAGTCGAAAGTGTTCTTTTCTTAACACCCTGCCATGCCACACCTTactactcaaccctccatcaaAATGTTCCTATGCGTCTATTAGACTGTTCACCAAG TGATACCAAAGGAATTCCTGATGAATCTGACCGATTcatgatggacccagctggttttGCTTTAGAATTTGCCAAAAATTGGTCTGTACCAAGTCACATTGTACtatttgattctcaagaacgaCTATTGAAGGACTTTCTAGCATTGCACTCTTTCCAGGAG AATAGAAGGTTCTTTCATTCTCATTTCAAGGTGGACCGAGATCTCCAGGCATCGATTGTTGTGTATACTCTTGAGTCATGA
- the LOC141708791 gene encoding mannosyltransferase APTG1-like isoform X2 has product MSRRKAASTAEDINVSEERKSLEGAEKRSLISSIFSSSKRVFVLCLVMRMINSLLVQTYFNPDEHWQALEVAHRITFGYGHLTWEWKKGIRSYLHPMMFAALYKVLALLHLDIPILMIKAPRMLQSILSAFGDLYLYKFSRVLFGNHVAQWALFAQLTNWFVFYCTTRTLSNSLETVLTLVGLYYWPCLRTATYSKVSMVPRKYGLAAAALACALRPTSAITWIYVGLLELIAARDRLKFIFLEAAPIGGLVLGFTCLLDRLMYGSWVLVPLNFLKFNFLSSGGDYYGTHKWHWYFTQGFSVMLFTFIPFSIYGIILSKQWKLSGLIIWVLGLYSVLGHKEFSNIPDTKRKLSPSKCDKRSLKSRLAIFFLLATNVPMALYMSMVHQRGAEEIMNYLSQEANSGKVESVLFLTPCHATPYYSTLHQNVPMRLLDCSPSDTKGIPDESDRFMMDPAGFALEFAKNWSVPSHIVLFDSQERLLKDFLALHSFQENRRFFHSHFKVDRDLQASIVVYTLES; this is encoded by the exons ATGAGCCGCCGAAAAGCTGCCTCTACAGCCGAAGATATCAATGTTTCCGAAGAGCGTAAATCTTTAGAAGGAGCAGAAAAAAGAAGTCTAATCTCCAGTATTTTTTCTTCGTCAAAGAGAGTATTTGTACTTTGTTTGGTTATGCGCATGATAAATTCTTTATTGGTGCAAACATATTTTAACCCTGATGAACACTGGCAAGCTTTAGAGGTTGCACATCGCATTACATTTGG GTATGGACATTTAACATGGGAATGGAAAAAGGGAATTCGGAGCTACCTGCACCCAATGATGTTTGCTGCTTTGTATAAAGTTCTTGCACTCTTACATCTTGACATCCCAATATTAATG ATTAAAGCTCCAAGGATGCTGCAATCTATCCTTTCAGCTTTTGGCGACCTTTACTTGTACAAATTCTCTAGAGTCTTATTTGGTAACCATGTTGCACAGTGGGCG CTCTTTGCACAGTTGACAAACTGGTTTGTGTTTTACTGCACAACACGTACTTTATCAAATAGTCTGGAGACTGTTCTTACACTTGTGGGCCTATACTACTGGCCTTGTTTGAGAACTGCAACTTATAGCAAAGTCTCCATGGTTCCGAGAAAGTATGGCTTGGCTGCAGCAGCTTTAGCATGTGCTCTTCGTCCAACAAGCGCTATCACATGGATATATGTTGGTCTTTTGGAGCTGATTGCGGCACGGGATCGCCTAAAATTTATTTTCCTCGAGGCAGCTCCCATTGG GGGCTTAGTTCTTGGTTTCACTTGTCTGCTGGACCGTTTGATGTATGGCTCTTGGGTCTTGGTTCCTCTTAACTTTCTGAAGTTCAATTTTCTTTCGTCTGGCGGAGACTATTACGGAACTCACAAGTGGCACTGGTACTTCACCCAAGGATTTTCTGTAATGCTCTTTACTTTCATTCCATTCTCAATATATGGAATTATCTTGTCTAAGCAGTGGAAACTTTCCGGGCTTATTATTTGGGTATTAGGGCTTTATAGTGTGCTTGGACACAAAGAATTCAG TAATATTCCAGATACGAAGAGAAAATTATCTCCAAGTAAATGTGATAAGAGATCCTTAAAATCTCGACTGGCCATCTTTTTCCTCCTGGCAACCAATGTTCCAATGGCTTTGTATATGAGTATGGTTCATCAG AGAGGAGCTGAAGAGATAATGAACTATCTTTCACAAGAAGCTAATAGTGGGAAAGTCGAAAGTGTTCTTTTCTTAACACCCTGCCATGCCACACCTTactactcaaccctccatcaaAATGTTCCTATGCGTCTATTAGACTGTTCACCAAG TGATACCAAAGGAATTCCTGATGAATCTGACCGATTcatgatggacccagctggttttGCTTTAGAATTTGCCAAAAATTGGTCTGTACCAAGTCACATTGTACtatttgattctcaagaacgaCTATTGAAGGACTTTCTAGCATTGCACTCTTTCCAGGAG AATAGAAGGTTCTTTCATTCTCATTTCAAGGTGGACCGAGATCTCCAGGCATCGATTGTTGTGTATACTCTTGAGTCATGA
- the LOC141708792 gene encoding uncharacterized protein LOC141708792 — protein MDFNFKPDVLDSQSETMDLLSRAWCNFAVHEAFQTELQERSLVLHDSSIKLFDNEPKSPSMTMEPGVKMDSTERSIPSWKSNDVKSWIWMQQAMHPELNYNSCFRKKWMSWKINVPIKKWVKEIKQKRKECKRLQRAEVHAAISVAGVAAALAAIASAAATHKSSESDTSKDAAMASAAALVAAQCARTAEAMGAKKDQLKTVIASAISGTSATDILTLTAAASTSLKGAATLKERNVCKSRLKGSAPVLPIEENDESQLEDFQQCLSILEKGANLNIETSNGRCMLRSVSITLNKEDKIVLKLKKLNLMNTFASKKASIVLDQHAELYKDSEGEETDTCFLIVLTTDHGLIKLDMMDDYHRYRLWAMTINQMLALSTSLTRYDDLEFHKK, from the exons ATGGATTTTAACTTCAAGCCGGATGTTCTTGATTCGCAATCCGAAACCATGGATCTTCTTTCGCGTGCATGGTGCAATTTCGCAGTTCATGAGGCTTTCCAGACAGAGTTACAAGAACGATCCCTTGTTCTCCATGATAGTTCCATCAAGTTATTTGATAATGAGCCTAAATCTCCTTCCATG ACGATGGAACCTGGTGTGAAAATGGACAGTACAGAGAGATCGATACCTTCATGGAAATCCAATGATGTAAAG TCATGGATATGGATGCAACAAGCAATGCACCCTGAATTGAACTACAACAGCTGCTTTCGCAAGAAATGG ATGTCATGGAAGATTAATGTGCCAATCAAAAAATGGGTGAAGGAGATTAAACAGAAGAGAAAAGAATGTAAAAGGTTGCAACGAGCTGAAGTGCACGCTGCAATTTCTGTGGCAGGCGTGGCGGCAGCCTTGGCTGCAATAGCCTCAGCAGCCGCCACACATAAGTCATCAGAATCAGATACCTCCAAGGATGCAGCCATGGCCTCAGCAGCAGCTCTGGTGGCAGCTCAATGTGCAAGGACTGCAGAGGCGATGGGAGCCAAGAAAGACCAACTCAAAACTGTTATAGCTTCAGCCATAAGTGGAACAAGTGCTACCGACATTCTTACACTTACAGCTGCAGCTTCAACAt CCCTGAAAGGAGCAGCTACGCTTAAAGAAAGAAATGTTTGCAAGAGCAGACTGAAAGGGAGTGCACCGGTGCTGCCAATTGAGGAAAACGATGAATCTCAGTTGGAGGACTTCCAGCAATGTCTTTCAATTCTTGAAAAGGGCGCCAACCTCAATATTGAAACATCCAACG GTAGGTGCATGCTGAGGTCAGTATCTATTACTTTAAACAAGGAGGACAAG ATTGTTCTCAAACTGAAGAAGCTTAACCTAATGAACACCTTTGCAAGCAAGAAAGCAA GCATTGTACTAGATCAACATGCAGAGTTGTACAAAGATTCAGAAGGGGAAGAAACTGATACATGTTTTCTTATTGTGTTAACTACTGATCATGGGCTAATTAAGTTGGATATGATGGATGATTATCACCGTTACAGGTTGTGGGCAATGACCATTAATCAAATGCTGGCACTCTCTACATCACTTACAAGATATGATGATCTTGAATTTCATAAAAAATGA